Proteins from one Nicotiana tabacum cultivar K326 chromosome 23, ASM71507v2, whole genome shotgun sequence genomic window:
- the LOC107790176 gene encoding aspartyl protease AED1, producing the protein MAWIIKHISTCLFLVYYLTLPIYGEAIRAAPHYKVVNVSSLEPKPYCQRSSSGPKIGSQKLEIVSRYGPCFPNASRTKTPSSNELLNWDQARVRSINKRVNDHLYSNDPVNYNYGSYTVKVSLGTPRQDYHLMVDTGSESSWVRCQSCTKGCKSDDSLYNPSNSLTYTNSSCNGIFNVIYGDNSYTNGTWGCDILIIDGFGAIMNFRFGCGQENVDETGNNFGDAAGILGLGRGELSLPSQSDSSMKMFSYFIPLTNSLVGNMYFGTEVLKILYTCSFQFTPLVKGPEPVYYYLDLVGISVAGNKLNVPSITFTNEGTIIDSGTVITRLPQVVYSALRTAFRESMLSYTLLENVDELMDTCYSFNGYEQIALPEIKFHFGEGTSTTTDVKLSNNGILWMKDDRVKCLAFSATESYSIIGNVQQRGMNVIYDLKGERIGFASNCDS; encoded by the exons ATGGCTTGGATCATTAAACATATTTCCACATGCTTGTTTTTGGTGTATTACTTAACACTGCCTATTTATGGAGAGGCAATCAGAGCAGCACCTCACTATAAGGTGGTTAATGTCAGCTCCTTGGAGCCAAAACCCTACTGCCAAAGGTCAAGCTCAG GTCCAAAAATCGGATCGCAGAAATTGGAAATCGTATCTAGATATGGACCTTGCTTTCCAAATGCTAGTCGAACGAAAACTCCATCATCCAACGAACTTCTAAATTGGGATCAAGCTAGAGTTCGTTCAATCAATAAAAGAGTTAATGACCACCTTTACAGTAATGATCCGGTTAATTATAATTATGGGTCCTATACAGTAAAGGTAAGTCTTGGCACACCACGACAAGACTATCACTTAATGGTGGATACTGGTAGTGAATCGAGTTGGGTACGTTGCCAATCTTGCACTAAAGGTTGCAAATCAGACGATTCTCTGTACAATCCTTCAAACTCTTTGACATATACAAACAGTTCGTGCAATGGTATATTTAACGTCATTTATGGTGATAACTCGTATACAAATGGTACTTGGGGATGTGATATTCTCATTATAGATGGTTTTGGTGCAATAATGAACTTCCGATTTGGTTGTGGCCAAGAAAATGTTGATGAAACTGGCAATAACTTTGGTGATGCAGCTGGAATACTTGGACTTGGCAGAGGTGAGTTATCTTTACCATCTCAAAGTGATTCGTCAATGAAAATGTTTAGCTATTTTATCCCATTAACAAATAGCCTTGTTGGAAATATGTATTTTGGGACGGAAGTGCTAAAAATATTGTACACTTGTTCATTCCAATTTACACCATTGGTAAAAGGCCCCGAACCAGTATACTACTATCTTGACCTAGTTGGAATAAGTGTAGCTGGAAATAAACTCAACGTCCCGTCGATAACATTCACTAATGAAGGAACAATTATAGACAGTGGAACGGTAATCACTCGATTGCCACAGGTGGTTTACTCTGCACTTCGTACTGCATTTAGAGAGTCCATGTTGAGTTACACATTATTAGAAAATGTTGATGAGCTGATGGACACCTGCTACAGCTTCAATGGATACGAACAAATTGCTTTACCAGAGATTAAATTCCATTTTGGAGAAGGAACTAGTACTACTACTGATGTGAAGTTGTCAAACAAtgggattttatggatgaaaGATGATAGAGTGAAATGTTTGGCTTTTTCTGCAACGGAAAGCTATAGCATTATTGGTAACGTTCAGCAGCGAGGAATGAATGTGATTTATGATTTGAAAGGGGAAAGAATTGGATTTGCTAGTAACTGTGATAGCTGA